The following coding sequences are from one Humulus lupulus chromosome X, drHumLupu1.1, whole genome shotgun sequence window:
- the LOC133805197 gene encoding uncharacterized protein LOC133805197, which produces MSQPGNSLRGVVFGGNPPAGPRLKRLRESKSSAGASTKSPAKEKEKAPPSQVAGANLPVARTGLMHPPPQRSPLAAQDGVIEVGNLAAAAPDVRIPVDPRALEKMPEAFRGTVYESASYAVSHYYNIREKELRAIETTSLVRVIESAMDMTLTGMAAAYRGIVRTKAQLEGLEADRQTALQESQEARDALAASKAELEKIRSENQELKHSLAASELEKLRSENLELKISLAASRTDLEAAKAEVQASQAALKDERVVSEQSLQDLFYHCWSHNPDADFSFMSLDLWAFLLPQLQARLNKEAPPSETGEASAAAEQGETATSKGPADGA; this is translated from the exons atgtctcagcccgggaatagtctgcggggcgttgtgttcggtgggaatcccccagcagggccgaggttaaagaggcttcgcgagtccaagagctcggccggggcctccaccaaatccccggctaaggagaaggagaaagccccgccatcccaggtcgcgggggcgaacctccctgtcgccaggacagggctcatgcacccgccaccccaacgatctccactggccgcccaggacggggtaatagaggtcgggaatctggccgcggcagccccggacgtgcgtatcccggtcgacccccgggctctggagaagatgcccgaagcattccgggggacggtgtatgagtcggctagctacgccgtcagccactattacaacatcagggagaaggagctccgggccatcgaaacaacaagcctggtccgagttatagagtctgcgatggacatgaccttaacg ggcatggctgccgcctatagaggcattgttaggaccaaggcccagctcgagggtttggaagctgatcgccagaccgccctccaggagtctcaggaggcgagagacgctctggcggcctctaaagccgagctagagaagatccgctcggagaaccaagagcttaaacactccctggccgcatccgagctagagaagcttcgctccgagaacctagagcttaaaatctccctggccgcatcgcggacagatcttgaggcggcgaaggccgaagtccaggcctcccaggccgccctgaaagacgagcgggtcgtgtcggagcagtccttacaagacctgttctatcactgctggtctcacaatccggacgcggacttttccTTCATGTCGCTGGACCTCTGGGCGttcttgttgccgcagcttcaagcccgcctgaataaggaggctcctccatcggagactggagaggcctctgccgcggcggagcagggcgagaccgcgacctccaaagggccagccgATGGGGCTTAG